The following proteins come from a genomic window of Ammospiza nelsoni isolate bAmmNel1 chromosome 6, bAmmNel1.pri, whole genome shotgun sequence:
- the RTRAF gene encoding RNA transcription, translation and transport factor protein, whose translation MFRRKLSALDYHNPAGFNCRDETEFRNFIVWLEDQKIRHYKIEDRGNLRNIHSEDWPKSFEKYMKDVNCPFKIQERQETVDWLLGLAVRLEYGDNADKYKDSTPDGAKNADNTAKNAEPLINLDVNNPDFKAGVMALANLLQIQRHDDYLVMLKAIRILVQERLTQDAIAKASQSKEGLPVALEKHILGFDTGDAVINEAAQILRLLHIEELRELQTKINEAIVAVQAIIADPKTDHRLGKVGR comes from the exons ATGTTCCGCCGCAAGCTCTCGGCGCTCGACTATCACAACCCCGCCGGCTTCAACTGCAGGG ATGAAACAGAGTTCAGGAATTTCATTGTCTGGCTGGAGGACCAGAAAATCCGACACTACAAGATCGAGGACCGAGGGAATCTGAGGAACATCCACAGTGAGGACTGGCCCAAGTCCTTTGAGAAG TACATGAAAGATGTGAACTGTCCCTTCAAAATACAGGAACGACAGGAAACTGTGGattggctgcttggcttggctgtGAGGCTGGAGTATGGAGATAATG CTGATAAATACAAGGATTCCACCCCTGATGGTGCTAAAAATGCAGACAACACAGCAAAAAATGCAGAGCCCCTGATTAACCTGGATG tGAATAATCCTGATTTCAAGGCTGGAGTGATGGCTTTGGCTAATCTGCTTCAGATCCAGAGACATGATGATTACTTGGTGATGCTCAAG GCAATTCGGATTCTGGTTCAGGAGCGCCTGACACAGGATGCCATAGCCAAAGCCAGCCAGTCCAAGGAG ggTCTGCCTGTTGCTCTGGAAAAGCACATTCTTGGATTTGACACGGGAG ACGCCGTTATCAACGAGGCTGCGCAGATCCTGCGCCTGCTGCACATCGAGGAGCTCCGCGAGCTGCAGACCAAGATCAACGAAGCCATCGTGGCCGTGCAGGCCATCATTGCTGACCCCAAGACTGACCACAGACTGGGCAAAGTGGGCAGATGA
- the GNG2 gene encoding guanine nucleotide-binding protein G(I)/G(S)/G(O) subunit gamma-2, whose product MASNNTASIAQARKLVEQLKMEANIDRIKVSKAAADLMAYCEAHAKEDPLLTPVPASENPFREKKFFCVIL is encoded by the exons ATGGCTAGCAACAACACTGCTAGCATAGCACAGGCCCGCaagctggtggagcagctgaagatggAGGCCAACATCGACAGGATAAAG GTgtccaaagcagcagcagacctgatGGCGTACTGTGAAGCCCACGCCAAGGAGGACCCTCTATTGACCCCCGTCCCGGCCTCAGAAAACCCCTTTAGAGAGAAGAAGTTCTTCTGTGTGATCCTGTAA